A DNA window from Rhizobium jaguaris contains the following coding sequences:
- the tnpB gene encoding IS66 family insertion sequence element accessory protein TnpB (TnpB, as the term is used for proteins encoded by IS66 family insertion elements, is considered an accessory protein, since TnpC, encoded by a neighboring gene, is a DDE family transposase.), which translates to MIGVSPNGAKIMVATQPVDFRRGMNGLVALVASALAADPYCGDVFVFRAKRLDRLRCIYWDGSGMILATKWLESGKFVWPPICDGAMQMSAQEFSLLLAGIDWTRVKRNAVRRPSKAG; encoded by the coding sequence GTGATCGGAGTTTCGCCAAATGGCGCGAAGATCATGGTTGCGACGCAACCTGTCGACTTCCGGCGCGGGATGAATGGGCTTGTGGCCTTGGTGGCGTCAGCGCTTGCGGCCGATCCCTATTGTGGCGACGTGTTTGTATTCCGCGCCAAGCGCCTCGATCGCCTTCGCTGCATTTACTGGGACGGATCAGGCATGATCCTGGCAACAAAGTGGTTGGAAAGCGGAAAGTTCGTTTGGCCGCCGATCTGCGATGGCGCGATGCAGATGAGTGCCCAGGAGTTCTCGCTTTTGCTGGCCGGCATTGACTGGACGCGGGTCAAACGAAACGCGGTGAGAAGGCCCTCAAAAGCAGGCTGA
- the tnpC gene encoding IS66 family transposase: MPLRPDPLPQDAAQLTRIILSLNEENADLKARVAFLERQLFGTKSEKMTVLDPTQAMLDLGDLSDIPVAANDDVAPVDDDKTQARRSPARNIGRLPKHLPRYDEVIEPESKTCPCCSFELHCIGADVSEALDIVPAVVRVKRTIRPRYACRACENVVVQAPAPARVMDGGMVTTAFAAHVAVSKFAWHLPLNRQAQMLASCGVIIDRGTLGAWVTRVAWWLELLYDALTAFIRSQPRVFCDETPLPRLDPGRKRTKLCQLWAQAVDDRPWNGPAPPAVAYTFAESRSAREVEGQLSSFAGVLQVDGYQAYKTMVKRRGKSNVAPMRLAFCLAHARRKFVDVVKLTGSSEALSILARIAEIYRIEAKLRGEDEDTRLSGRRREAAPIMRELKVHLTELSDEVSSKSALGKAVTYMLNHWSGLTAFLEDGRIEVDSNVVERSMKSVALTRKNSLFVGNERGGKTFAVLASLVNTAKLNGVDPDVWLADVLERIISGKVKANEMESLLPWAWKAEREAMTQQERQAA; this comes from the coding sequence ATGCCGCTTCGACCCGATCCCTTGCCCCAGGATGCTGCGCAATTGACCCGGATCATTCTCTCGCTCAACGAAGAGAATGCCGACCTCAAGGCGCGCGTGGCCTTCCTTGAGCGCCAACTCTTCGGGACGAAATCGGAGAAGATGACGGTGCTCGATCCGACGCAGGCAATGCTCGATCTTGGCGATCTAAGCGACATTCCCGTTGCTGCCAATGACGATGTCGCGCCAGTCGATGACGACAAAACGCAGGCACGGAGATCGCCAGCCCGCAATATCGGCCGCTTGCCCAAACACCTTCCGCGTTATGACGAGGTCATCGAGCCGGAGAGCAAGACTTGTCCCTGCTGTTCGTTCGAACTTCATTGCATCGGCGCTGATGTCAGCGAGGCGCTCGACATCGTGCCTGCGGTTGTCAGGGTGAAACGGACGATCCGGCCGCGCTATGCATGCCGGGCTTGCGAAAACGTTGTTGTGCAGGCGCCGGCACCAGCGCGCGTGATGGACGGTGGCATGGTGACCACGGCGTTTGCCGCGCATGTCGCTGTTTCGAAGTTTGCCTGGCATCTCCCGCTCAATCGCCAGGCCCAGATGCTGGCCTCCTGCGGCGTCATCATCGATCGCGGCACACTCGGTGCCTGGGTGACGCGGGTCGCCTGGTGGCTCGAACTTCTCTATGATGCACTCACCGCCTTCATCCGCTCGCAGCCAAGGGTGTTCTGTGACGAGACGCCACTTCCGCGCCTCGATCCGGGGCGCAAACGAACCAAGCTTTGCCAGTTATGGGCGCAAGCAGTTGACGACCGCCCCTGGAATGGTCCGGCGCCACCGGCGGTGGCCTATACTTTTGCCGAAAGCCGCAGCGCTCGCGAGGTTGAGGGGCAACTGTCGTCGTTTGCCGGCGTGCTTCAGGTTGATGGATACCAAGCCTATAAAACCATGGTCAAACGACGCGGCAAGAGCAACGTTGCCCCCATGCGGCTGGCCTTCTGCCTCGCCCATGCACGGCGAAAGTTCGTTGATGTCGTCAAACTGACCGGCTCTTCGGAGGCCTTGTCGATCCTTGCCAGGATTGCCGAAATCTATCGCATCGAAGCAAAACTACGAGGGGAAGATGAAGATACCCGGCTTAGCGGCAGGCGTCGTGAGGCAGCTCCCATCATGAGAGAACTGAAGGTCCATCTCACCGAACTGAGCGACGAGGTGTCGTCGAAATCGGCACTTGGCAAGGCAGTCACTTACATGCTCAACCACTGGAGCGGACTGACAGCCTTCCTGGAGGATGGCCGGATCGAGGTGGACTCCAATGTCGTCGAGCGTTCAATGAAATCCGTGGCCTTGACGAGAAAGAACTCATTATTCGTGGGCAACGAGCGGGGTGGCAAGACCTTCGCGGTCCTGGCATCGCTCGTGAACACGGCAAAGCTTAACGGCGTGGACCCCGACGTCTGGCTTGCCGATGTGCTGGAGCGCATCATCTCCGGCAAAGTGAAAGCCAACGAGATGGAGAGCCTTTTGCCTTGGGCCTGGAAGGCGGAGCGCGAAGCGATGACACAGCAGGAGCGACAAGCGGCATGA
- the tnpA gene encoding IS66-like element accessory protein TnpA — protein MVGDRADAMLEVMDEGMHEARHEGKYRRIEMITGRRQRRNWTDEEKARILAESAEPEVNISAVARRWGVNRGLLNVWRREAGLTSQRSAKTSLPPAVFVPVTVVGDGARHEGSPSNAPEVLAGRIEIEIAGARMTVIGSVAPELAQAMVAALRGRR, from the coding sequence ATGGTTGGAGATCGCGCTGATGCCATGCTTGAAGTCATGGATGAAGGCATGCATGAAGCCAGGCATGAGGGAAAGTATCGGCGGATCGAGATGATCACCGGTCGGCGGCAGCGGCGGAATTGGACTGACGAGGAGAAGGCGCGGATTCTCGCGGAGAGCGCAGAACCTGAAGTGAACATTTCGGCTGTTGCGAGGCGCTGGGGCGTCAATCGCGGCTTGCTGAATGTGTGGCGACGGGAAGCCGGACTAACCTCTCAACGGTCGGCAAAGACCAGTTTGCCACCTGCCGTGTTCGTGCCGGTGACAGTGGTTGGGGATGGCGCACGACACGAAGGCTCGCCATCGAATGCCCCGGAGGTTCTCGCTGGCCGAATTGAGATCGAGATTGCGGGCGCACGCATGACGGTCATCGGCTCGGTGGCGCCTGAACTGGCGCAGGCGATGGTAGCGGCGTTGCGAGGGCGCCGGTGA